A genomic region of Sander vitreus isolate 19-12246 chromosome 11, sanVit1, whole genome shotgun sequence contains the following coding sequences:
- the ednrbb gene encoding endothelin receptor type B → MWTVALVLCLGNILITGEASDQHSEPFSVIELSETASPGLLILEKQKSNSSIYPPQVAGPKTPHPPMCLESAGIRDAFKYVHTVVSVVVFVVGIVGNSALLKIIYVNKCMRSGPNILIASLALGDVIHIVIDIPINAYRLMAEDWPFGLVLCKLVPFIQKTTVGITVLSLCALSVDRYRAVVSWNRIKGIGVPVWTAIEITLIWVISILFAVPEVVGFDMITMDYKDKHLRICLLHPMQSTTFMQFYKSVKDWWLFGFYFCMPLAWTAVFYTLMTRKMLRNTDNTISDHTKQRREVAKTVFCLVIVFALCWLPLYLSRILKLTIYDETDPNRCQLLSVFLVMDYFGINMASLNSCINPIALYTVSKRFKGCFKACLCSRCLPLQAVPQDEAQSVLKSRTQDQVS, encoded by the exons ATGTGGACCGTTGCTCTCGTTCTTTGTTTGGGGAATATTCTCATCACAGGAGAGGCCAGTGATCAGCATTCAGAACCATTCTCTGTAATTGAACTCTCTGAAACCGCCTCCCCTGGTCTTTTAATACTGGAAAAACAGAAATCCAACAGCTCAATTTATCCACCTCAGGTAGCAGGACCGAAAACCCCACACCCTCCTATGTGCTTGGAgtcagctggaatcagagacGCCTTCAAATATGTCCATACTGTggtgtctgttgttgtttttgttgttggaaTAGTGGGCAATTCAGCCTTACTGAAAATCATATATGTAAACAAATGCATGAGAAGTGGACCAAACATTCTCATTGCGAGTCTTGCTTTGGGGGATGTAATCCACATTGTGATAGACATTCCAATCAACGCATACAGG ctcATGGCAGAAGATTGGCCATTTGGCTTGGTGCTGTGCAAACTCGTCCCCTTCATACAGAAAACCACAGTTGGAATTACTGTGTTGAGCTTATGTGCTTTAAGTGTTGACAG ATACCGAGCTGTAGTATCCTGGAATCGAATCAAAGGCATCGGGGTTCCAGTTTGGACAGCAATCGAAATAACTCTGATATGGGTTATTTCAATCCTGTTTGCTGTCCCTGAAGTTGTCGGCTTTGATATGATAACAATGGACTATAAAGACAAGCATCTGAGAATTTGTCTGCTTCATCCCATGCAAAGCACAACGTTCATGCAG ttttataaatcagtAAAGGACTGGTGGCTCTTTGGCTTCTACTTTTGCATGCCACTGGCATGGACTGCCGTCTTCTACACACTCATGACCAGGAAAATGCTAAGGAATACCGACAATACAATAAGCGACCACACCAAGCAG aGACGAGAAGTCGCGAAAACCGTCTTCTGCCTGGTGATTGTGTTTGCACTTTGTTGGTTGCCTCTATACCTAAGTAGAATCTTGAAATTAACCATTTACGATGAGACAGATCCTAATAGGTGTCAACTACTGAG TGTCTTTCTTGTCATGGACTATTTTGGCATTAATATGGCATCACTCAACTCGTGCATCAACCCTATTGCATTGTACACAGTCAGCAAGAGATTTAAAGGATGTTTCAAG GCATGTCTGTGCAGTCGGTGTCTACCTCTTCAAGCTGTTCCCCAAGACGAGGCACAGTCTGTTTTAAAGTCCAGAACGCAGGATCAAGTCTCATAG
- the cnmd gene encoding leukocyte cell-derived chemotaxin 1 — protein sequence MFVDGHLALDDLDLQRSNSISGGIKEGITRETMEKVQNTIHGSGCFEHCTPLEQNSTPTSAAVSRLLRFGAVALIVGAVLMLCASMAALYLWKGSDKNVYNVRYSMSINGEVRQGSVEIDSDNNVERFKTGSGTEEAVEIHDFQIGITGIRFFGGDKCYIKSQIKANLPHMGAHNKESLMLDLTDEAIPVSFDEKFLIWVSAQQPLKDTSFLSNKIRGLCGELPIYWLQPIYPKDGERRKRDTQRAKRQFNIEEFEAAAEERNPVSHAEDDTSRVGEEEEEGAQSAAGSAYNPENPYHRSGGAGEEGAMTFDTMLDHQGICCSECQRSYTHCQRICEPLHGYWPWPYNYRGCQVACRVIMPCRWWVARILGVV from the exons ATGTTTGTG GATGGCCACCTTGCTTTAGACGACCTGGACCTACAG AGAAGCAACAGTATTAGTGGAGGAATTAAAGAGGGCATCACGAGAGAGACAATGGAAAAAGTCCAAAATACCATTCATGGATCTGGCTGTTTTGAACACTGTACACCTCTG GAACAAAACAGCACACCGACATCTGCTGCGGTCAGTCGCCTCCTAAGATTCGGAGCCGTGGCTCTTATTGTTGGCGcagtgttgatgttgtgtgcaTCCATGGCTGCTCTCTACCTGTGGAAAGGCAGCGATAAAAAT GTTTATAATGTTCGTTACAGTATGAGCATCAATGGGGAGGTGAGACAGGGCTCCGTGGAAATTGATTCAGACAACAACGTGGAGAGATTTAAAACTGGGAGTGGAACTGAGGAAGCTGTGGAGATTCATGACTTTCAAATT GGAATAACAGGAATTCGCTTCTTTGGAGGAGACAAGTGCTATATAAAATCCCAAATCAAAGCCAACCTTCCACACATGGGAGCTCACAACAAAGAGTCGCTGATGCTTGACCTG ACAGATGAAGCTATTCCAGTGAGTTTTGACGAGAAGTTCCTCATATGGGTTTCTGCCCAGCAGCCGCTGAAGGACACCAGCTTTCTGAGCAACAAAATTCGGGGTCTTTGCGGGGAGCTTCCCATTTACTGGCTCCAACCTATCTATCCTAAAG ATggggagaggagaaaaagagacacacagcGAGCCAAACGGCAGTTTAACATAGAGGAGTTTGAGGCAGCTGCTGAAGAGAGGAACCCGGTGAGTCACGCAGAAGATGACACCTCCAGAGTgggggaagaagaggaggagggagcacAGTCTGCTGCGGGGTCAGCATACAATCCCGAAAACCCCTATCAT CGCAGTGGAGGTGCCGGAGAGGAAGGCGCCATGACCTTTGACACCATGTTAGACCACCAGGGGATCTGCTGCTCGGAATGCCAACGCAGCTACACTCACTGTCAGAGAATATGCGAGCCTCTGCATGGCTACTGGCCGTGGCCTTACAACTACAGAGGATGCCAGGTAGCTTGCCGAGTCATTATGCCCTGTCGCTGGTGGGTGGCACGTATTTTAGGTGTTGTGTAA
- the pcdh8.2 gene encoding protocadherin 8-2, protein MSELQTISKETPYAIQSSVISMTISLAGCQVAATTGTNLLTTTLSNHYCFIVSVSEGNTIRYQTNEEDAPGTVIGNLAKGMSLSPSHSSKTNFRMMKQFNDSFIRVRESDGELTVGERIDRERICRHTLQCLITFDVVNFSKDRYRLIHVEVEIKDINDNSPEFPNKESVVEISENAALGSRIPLDPAADADVGSNYIQSYQISVNSHFTIDVLLRADGVKYAELVLMKELDRETQSSFTVELVATDGGNPYRSGSTKITIKVTDFNDNSPVFDQNSFSVSLPEDAPVGAVILDLNAVDADEGLNGEVVYGFGKQVSHEIRGLFQVDNKSGCLTLRSPVDFEDKSTYELDVQATDLGPNPTPSVCKVIIYVTDVNDNVPEISITPMTSITTGIAYISEAADKDSLVALISTLDRDSGVNSQVHCTLYGHDHFKLRQAYEDSYMIVTAAVLDRERISEYNLTVMAEDFGSPPLRKILQYTIRLSDENDNAPHFTKAVYEVSVVENNAPGAYITTVEASDADLGNNGKITYRLVDSVIMGSPVNTFVSLNSVSGSIYALRSFNYEVMKQLDIHIQASDGGSPQLQSTAVIRLKIVDQNDNQPSIINPPLYKGSAEVFLPKDAPSGYVVSQIKATDADEGINAQLSYKITEGGHLGFSINKDTGKVHVSRQLMYDLTDNVRVTVSVTDNGSPALTSTAIIHFSFIEGTLPSMPSLPQNGSEELFEWDMSIAIIIVLAGSCSLLLLAIILITTICSSRKKETREGRCDQKEDIPNVEKVESGHVDSLIANHKGKVFEKGYSTLPGYGKETVRPITIWKGNSFTTISARDPHISGKDSGKGDSDFNDSDSDISGDVHKKESPPTNSLWACTNECKVLGHSDRCWSPSATRPNTSTACGPHLSTFNKTASLPRNTGRENYYPAHIPKTNGLQSVYEKVQHQEFDYILVGPSTPARIQETDEMSIPEYTNS, encoded by the exons ATCATTACTGCTTTATTGTTAGTGTT TCCGAGGGAAATACTATTCGATACCAGACTAATGAGGAGGACGCACCAGGTACAGTCATCGGAAACCTTGCCAAGGGCATGTCCTTGAGTCCGTCTCATTCCTCCAAGACCAATTTCAGGATGATGAAACAATTCAATGATTCATTCATCAGGGTAAGAGAAAGCGACGGGGAACTCACTGTCGGGGAACGAATTGACAGGGAAAGAATCTGCAGACACACTCTACAGTGTCTCATCACTTTTGACGTGGTGAATTTCTCCAAAGACCGCTACAGATTGATTCACGTTGAGGTGGAAATAAAGGACATCAATGATAATTCTCCGGAGTTTCCAAACAAGGAATCTGTAGTGGAGATCTCAGAGAATGCAGCATTGGGATCCCGTATCCCTTTAGACCCAGCTGCTGACGCTGATGTCGGGTCAAACTACATCCAAAGCTATCAGATTTCTGTCAACAGTCATTTTACCATTGATGTGCTCCTGAGAGCGGATGGGGTTAAATATGCGGAATTGGTGCTAATGAAAGAGCTAGACAGGGAGACTCAGTCATCATTCACTGTGGAACTGGTCGCCACAGACGGAGGAAACCCTTACAGATCGGGGTCAACAAAGATAACTATCAAAGTGACTGACTTTAATGACAATAGTCCCGTTTTTGACCAGAATAGTTTCTCAGTTAGTTTGCCAGAGGACGCACCGGTTGGCGCTGTTATACTGGACTTAAACGCCGTTGATGCTGATGAGGGTTTGAACGGAGAGGTCGTCTATGGGTTCGGAAAACAGGTTTCTCATGAGATCCGAGGACTTTTCCAAGTGGATAATAAATCAGGTTGCCTGACGCTCAGGAGCCCAGTGGATTTTGAGGACAAAAGCACATATGAGCTAGACGTCCAAGCGACTGATCTGGGACCCAACCCGACCCCCTCCGTGTGCAAAGTCATAATTTATGTCACAGACGTTAATGACAATGTCCCAGAAATCAGCATCACCCCGATGACCTCCATCACGACAGGCATTGCATACATCAGCGAAGCGGCAGACAAGGACAGTCTGGTGGCGCTGATCAGCACCCTGGACAGAGACTCAGGTGTTAACAGCCAGGTCCACTGCACATTATACGGTCACGACCATTTCAAACTCCGGCAGGCTTACGAGGACAGCTACATGATAGTTACAGCAGCAGTCCTAGACAGGGAGAGGATTAGTGAATATAACTTGACGGTCATGGCTGAGGATTTTGGGTCACCTCCGCTGAGAAAAATCCTTCAGTATACCATTAGACTCAGCGACGAGAATGACAACGCCCCTCACTTTACTAAAGCTGTCTATGAAGTTTCAGTGGTGGAAAATAACGCCCCGGGCGCTTATATCACCACAGTCGAGGCCAGTGACGCGGATCTGGGCAATAATggcaaaattacttacagactTGTGGACAGTGTTATCATGGGGTCCCCAGTGAACACATTTGTGTCTCTTAATTCAGTGTCTGGCTCTATATATGCACTGAGAAGTTTTAATTATGAAGTGATGAAACAGCTAGACATACACATCCAGGCAAGTGATGGGGGGTCACCACAGCTGCAGAGCACAGCTGTCATCAGACTAAAAATAGTCGATCAGAATGACAACCAACCTTCTATCATAAATCCACCCCTTTACAAAGGATCTGCTGAGGTTTTCCTGCCCAAAGATGCACCTTCAGGTTATGTGGTATCCCAGATAAAGGCCACAGATGCTGATGAAGGTATAAATGcacagctgtcctataaaatcACAGAGGGGGGACACCTGGGTTTCTCTATCAACAAAGACACAGGGAAGGTGCATGTGAGCCGACAGCTGATGTATGATCTCACAGACAATGTCAGAGTCACAGTGTCGGTCACTGACAATGGATCCCCGGCGCTTACCTCTACAGCCATTATACACTTCAGCTTTATAGAAGGAACTCTACCCAGTATGCCTTCCTTGCCTCAAAATGGCAGTGAGGAGCTCTTTGAATGGGACATGTCCATAGCCATAATCATTGTCCTGGCAgggagctgctctctcctcttgcTGGCTATCATTCTCATCACAACCATTTGCAGCAGTCGGAAAAAAGAGACAAGGGAGGGGAGGTGTGATCAAAAAGAAGACATACCAAATGTGGAAAAGGTGGAAAGTGGTCATGTTGATTCATTGATTGCCAACCACAAAGGCAAAGTGTTTGA GAAGGGTTACTCTACTCTTCCGGGATATGGAAAAGAAACAGTCAGACCAATAACGATATGGAAGGGGAATTCATTCACCACAATCTCTGCAAGAGATCCCCACATCAGTGGCAAGGACAGTGGAAAAGGGGACAGTGACTTCAATGACAGTGATTCTGACATAAGTGGagatgtgcacaaaaaagagtCGCCGCCAACAAACA GTCTCTGGGCATGTACAAACGAGTGCAAAGTGTTGGGACACTCGGACCGATGCTGGAGCCCTTCAGCTACAAGGCCCAATACAAGCACGGCCTGTGGACCGCATCTGTCAACTTTCAACAAGACTGCTTCTCTTCCCAGGAACACCGGAAGGGAAAACTACTATCCAGCACACATACCCAAAACCAACGGTCTGCAAAGTGTATACGAAAAAGTCCAACACCAGGAATTTGATTATATTCTAGTTGGTCCATCGACACCGGCCAGAATACAGGAAACAGATGAGATGTCCATTCCAGAGTACACAAACTCTTAA